The nucleotide window GATAGTGAATAATTTGGTTTTGATATGTTATCAATATAAAGTAATCTACCAATATTCAATTATGTATTGttacattatttaaaaagtttcacTTCACTCATAATTAATCAGGGTCAAATTCATTAAATAGGTTAatagtgaataatttttttaataggtcAATTTGATAAACCTAAAAGACTTTTTAAATGACTTAAGATCtgatatttaactaaaaaaaactttattaaaaatttaatcttatttaatttctaaaaagatCCAACCTAGTCTGTAGATTAGATTATAAACTGTTGTCAAACGGCTGATCTATTTTTACACTTTAAACACAgcctaatatatttttacacttTAAACACAgcctaatatatttttacactttttaaatGACTTAAGAACTGAATGTGGTTCCCACAAACTAATAATACAATCTGGCtgttaacaacaacaaaaaaaatacaatcttaaaataataaattcttaaTTCTGCTCCAGAACGAGTACTGGTGACACGTGACACATGTAGATGATCCCACTTCATGTGCTGGCAAATGTCTTATTGGCCACAAATTGCTAATTAAGTAGTACGAAAAGTCCAAATGTTTCATGTGAAAAGATATTTATATACTCTCCacccttttaatatatatatattttttatttttgtcattaatTCTTTATATGAATTAGAAAtacaaatgttttattttattttattggatcaaaaattaattttacttttattgttgattcaaaaaatcttttaaaaaatcaaatataattttttcttctaaataaatCTTATTCGACGCAATGgataaaaaatgatatgatGGATGAAAGTAATTTCAAATGATGGGAAGAGGAGAAGTTAATAAGgtgaaaatagttttaaaaatagtaagatctattatattatttttaatcatctttttttctctctctttattttattaaacaaatacttttaattttcactttatttttatccatgttcacttatcctttttttatttttataaactataTTTCTCCCTTATTTACCAAATAGATACCCAAATTAAAGAGTATTGATATTCATCCACTCATTTTGAGGTAGATTGGTGGAAATAATAGATaaagagaaatagaaagaaaaaaaaggaggtgagATAAAAGACAAAGTGTATATATGATAACTATTatccttaattaaaatttagaatttaacaagcattggaatttggaaagtcattagttaaaaaaattaaaaacacaatcaCTATCAGAGTAATGAATGTTATCCGTatatttttattgcaatttttaataaaactatcTGTTAATatctgtttttaaaaataaaaaatatttattaattatttttaggataaaaattaataaaataaactaaaaatatttcaaattatataaaaaaatgtattcaaaATTACCGTAAAACATATTGATGATATTTTTCACTCTTGATTACtttagtgcatgtttggtttagataaaaaatgaaagaaaagaaaaataaagaaaaaaaataaaaagatagtttttttatgaaataggaaaataaaataaatgaaacaaagatagtcttttttcacttatttatttgtataaaaaataaaaaagatatatgtgtgtgtgaaataaaaaataaaatgtgatataaataagagtatatttgttaatattttcttaaaatatattaaaataaatcacatttaaaaaatgtgatATCAAATCGTgagctcaatttttttaaaataaatcacatTTATAACTTCTTagtatattgaaattttaatattcacaataaatcatatttataaaaaaaatcaaattatactccattactttttttcaattaatttaattcccTAAATGTTTAAATGTTATACTAACCTTCCCatatatatattacactaaCTCTTTTTAatgttgaaaaatattacaCTAATATACCACCTTATATATTACACTAAATAATGAGAGGTAATTTTTTCATTCTATTATAATTGTTAtcctatattattttatatagaacaagaaaaattaataaataaaatttaaaaaaataatagttttataaaataaattttattatcattaatttattttaaagttttgttATTCATATTAGTAATGTTATAGGAgatataagtgaaaaataataattaatattatattaaaaagataaaataataataattttaaaataattttttacacaaTAATTATTATAGGACAGATGAAATATTACTGATAATTCAAATTAAGTCTCAAGAGataatgtaatttaaaaaaaattaaattcttaataaaaatatataactaagtACTTTTCTTTCCCATTGCACTTGCATTCCTTTGTGACTGTTTGTCCGAAAGTAACTGGCAATTAAGTGGCAACCGACAGGTTTGTTTGCTGTTTACCATGGCAGCAATGAGCCTGTCCGTGTAAATGTCACCGGAGCCATGGGTTGTCGGTGTCTACGCCACGTGTCTTCAGAATACACGATAGCACTGAGGGTTTTGTGCCTCCAACGAGCAAACAAGCTTCATTCTTTTTTAGAAGTGGCCGAATAGTGTGGATTCACGTGCATTGGCAGCATTTATTCCCAGTTTTCTCAGATTGGGAAAGGCCCAATTTCATTTTTCTCGGGGTtacccaaaaaagaaaaattatgattcGGTTCTTTTCTAGGTCCTCCACCCTTTCAAGTTTCACCACCTTTATTATCTGTATTTGCAAGAATATTTTGCTTGGGATATATACTATactccattattattattaatattattaataagtaGCTGAGCATAGCTTAAGtgtgcataatatatataaataatacagCTACAGGGAATAGACCTAAGAGGAAGCTAGGTCATATAGGTGGAACCAGCAATCCATCAATTAGTCACCCacattctctttctctctcttctgttttcctttttctcGAGAAAATTGTGTTAGGGTTTCTGTGATTGAGCCTGCAAACACTTCCTTGAGGGCACAAAAGATTCCATTGTTTGCTTCTTtcagattaatttttttgtcaggtttgtttgatttctatttttggAACCTGTGTTCTAATCCTTGGATAACTAGATCTCGTTTTCCGTTTGTTTCAGTTCAGATCTTCAAGAAGAAGAATCCAGAGAAGCTATATATACATCATCGTTGTTCTTTGCcaagacaaagaagaaaaatggtGAGGGGGAAAACTCAGATGAAGCGCATAGAAAATGAGACGAGTAGGCAAGTAACGTTCTCCAAGAGAAGGAACGGGTTGCTCAAGAAGGCCTTTGAGCTTTCGGTGCTGTGTGATGCTGAAGTCGCACTCATCATCTTCTCTACCAGAGGGAGGCTTTATGAGTTCTCCAGTTCAAGGTATATGTTACTCACTAACTTGTTTTTCTACTTGTTTAAGTACTTACTTGATTAGTGTGTGTGCTATTTCAATGTTCGATTAATCCTTTTCTGGCAAAATCGTACTCATATTAATCATATCTAGCAATAAAGTAGCTAGTGCCGAATATGATGGCTACAAGCTATAGTTTTTGCTAGGCTCGTACCATGGAGCTCAGCCTCTTGTCGTTGGCGATATTTGATCTTcttaattaagattaattattatcGATTCTATAAATATCGCAGTTTTAATGGATCCTTTAAATGGCTAGCCTATTAATTCTTCCTGGTTTAATTAAGGAAGATACTATAAGAGAGAAATTCATTGTTCTATGCACATTGAATGTGAATTTTGAAActggaaaataaattaataaactagaTGTTAGATAACATAATCGATGGTTGTATACGGTATGAGGTGCGTAAGCTGTCTAAAAAGGAAGAGTTATATAACTATCATCACACTTACAAAAGGGTTAATGATGGAAGAAGATAAGTTTAACGGATTGTCAAAGGCCtcaattctaattaagaaaGGTGCAGTGAAAGGGATAGTCTGGTATTAACCTTGATTAAGGGTAACTTAGCCACACgtgtcagttttttttttgtcaaaaggtTATTTTGGTACATTTCCCCCTCGAAGATAAACTTAATTGAAGTAATTAAGTTGTCCTCACCACTTATCTATTTGACTTAACACAAAGATTGATCCTATGTTTGGTTGGACAGCAACtcgaaaggaaaaaaaaaatagactcaaaagaaaggaaatagaggaaaaaaattcagataacaaagtatttttgtttgtttgatgagATAGAAAgtggaaagaaaataaagaaaaaaactgacttttagaaacataattttaatttttttttcatttgtttaatttaaattattattattttcttccaaCCAAATAGATCATGAGGTAAAGGAGAGAGAAGTATGAGTATAATACATGGGACATGTAATTAATAAGaagatttttttgaaataaaaataaaataaaatgataaatgttaATGAGATATTAAGAAAGAATGAGTAGAGTTCATATATGATTACTCACCCCCTCTTTCTAAAACATAAAGTACTACCTGGTATAAAAGTATTTagtttatatttgataaaaaatgcCAATAACACAAGTATATCCTGTTAAAGCGgctaaattttgtattataataaatatttattagtaataTGGTGtgatataattgataaataattttattctttcaacATATGATAATTGTGtgtatgaaataatatttttttaaaaaaatgttagcttCTTAAATGGGTCTAATTAGCACATTAAGAGATTAGTTTCTAGCTATTGGTCGGAGAATACTCTgattcaagaaaaagaaatctatTTAATTGGCTAAATCTCATTagccttaataaaaaaaaaacccaatcaGACTTATATATATGCTAGCATAATCCCATATTCATCATCAAAATTGTTTGTATAATGCATAGGTTACTAAACATTAATAACTGATATAAAAGATTACTAAGCAATAAACAGAATAGCAGTTTACTATCACTGAACTGTATATTGGGTTATTTTACTTATGATGTGTTTCAATCTAcatcaaacacactcttaatttTCAAGAcaacctaatttatctatttactTTAGATACTTCAcgtgttatatataattaactagTTAACTACTATGGAGCTCACCACGAATCCAGCTTCATTACAATACAACTTTATTGCCATGCACACCTTAAGAAAAAACCGGGGGGAGGGGGTGCGTTATAAATATGCCACTTGACCATTTGTCATAGAGCCTCTCAAAAGCAGAGTGATCAGcagtcaaaaaacaaaaaacctgctacttcaaataataaaagcatTACTTGTTGAAAATAGcctatttaaaaatatcacactaaaatgtttattttttaactttcagtCATTATTATATAAGGATATTtcagtaaaaatattattttagtataatatataatttatgggATTAATAGTTCTTAAGATACCtatattatgaataataaataatttaaaatgaagatAGTATTTCTCTCAgaacaattagttttttaatcgtAGGATAGGTTTGAGTATGATACAACGATCTTGGAATCTTAaatttagataaacatcaaaatAAGAGCTGAACCTTGATTTACCAGAAATTACTATATTCAGATatgtttctcttttttaaaaaagaattgtttCTCCTTTTCCTCAGGCGCGAGTATAACGTATTGGTAAAAGTTATCCTTGTTAGTGGCATGtgttaaacaaaattttgtggTTTAATTGCATAGTTTTGCTTTTGATCCCCCCAATTAtactaatatttattgaaaacctTTCTGCCAATATACTGGGGTTTTTGCCTTTTATGTCTGTCAAATGTTTGTTTGAGCCTTGAGGTGTGGACTGTCGTTATAGATACCTAAGGcattggtttttctttttgatcTATCTAATATTACCATGTTGTAAATTTTGTCCGTTTTCTTTACAATTTGATGGTCTACTATTTTAATggtgtaattttagtttataagtTAATGCACAATTTATATAGTAATGAATTAAATTCATGAAAAAATTGGGAAATCAAAttcatgaaattttatttagtctaaatgtattttttaaggaagataattttgtttgaatttaattaatagtatttcTATGGATGATAATTCTCCGCCAGTATTTATGTTAATGGTATACTCTAGGCTTGAACCCAAGATCATTTAATATGTTGAAATAATTCTATATCAATTAATAGTCAAAACTTTAAAATGTGAAATTaagtacaataaaaaaataaaaaaaatggtgttcATTAGTTTTTCTTTAATGGAGGGTAGGATAAACTCTTTTGGAATAGAAAGAAgacgaaaataaaattaattaagaatagatgaagaaaaaaaaatagatgtaatAAGTTGTACGattaaaaatagaacaaaaagaaagtgtaGAAAAAGAGTTGtatattgaatattttcattattcatatCGACATGTTAAATGTCACAATTTTTTCCCTTGGACCAAAATAATTTCACATGTGGATACTATTTTCTTGTGAAATGTGCTTCACTAGTTCACTTCAATGATTATTCACCCTTCAAGTATTCTGTCATGCTATCGTATCAAATCAGAGGTGCCTAAGAAACTTTTAATTCGTTGTCTATTGGAGATGCTCCAGTATAAACAAAACAGTTGAACGCTATCAAAGGAAGATCGAGGACCTGGGTGTCAGCAACAAAGGAATCCATGAAAATACACAGGTTAGCTCTccttatctatatatatatatatatataatttgatgtttttaatagaATAGATGTCAATGGTATCGTtggaattaattatataattttttagtagcAAAATACTAGTACTTAATATAGGCGAGGGAAGAAATGTTGaatgctaacattgtcaatccAAACATCATGCATGTTCTCTATTTTTGACCTTTCTAGAAACAAATGCATCTTCAAGAAGTTAATTTATGGTGTCAcgaaaaatctaaattaaacTTCGATAGATGGATACGCATATGGTTGCTGTCAAATGCAGCAACTAATGCACTTTGAAcattgctatatatatatatatatatatatatatatatatatatatattttgggacTGCTTTTGATGTTTGTGTAACCAGCCTCCTACAGTTTTTAGTTGTGTCTGTCATGAAATATACCGTAAATGGAAGTTGCATGCTGATATTCCTTATAAAGTAAATTGACTGTGCTTTTGATTTCCACCTTAAACACAATCAAGATATacatcaattatgttataagcAGTACTTTACCAACATATATGCCTGGATATTTTGACCCAAGTTATAGCTGACTACCTTAGTCTGAAGCCCTTCTGTGAAACACGACTGGGTTAGAAAACAAGCACAAATAAGTTGAAGAATTCTTTAATAAGGTTATCTTTTAGCCAAAGCCCTTTGGAGTTTGGACACGTAAGAAACAACATTTATGGGTTGAATACCAAATATCGACTTAAATTGTTCCATTTTTTCCCCTTTCAGTTTATTCTCATGATGCTTCTGGATTTTCATCTAGACTCAATCCTTCTGTATTGTGGCATGAATATGATTATCCAGCAAGGGTTTAACAAATCTTATACtctagctttttattttcatctaagAATATTTAAAACGCAGCGAAAGGGAAGAAAAAGTAACGCTAGAATCACGTTTGGTTCATCAAACACATAGTATGATAGCTTATATTGGTGAGTGAATGAGCGGGAAATCATATTTGTGTCGTACATTCTTTGTTTACATGCAGCATCTGAAGGAAGTTGATATGAGCATGGCAAAGAAGATCGAGCATCTAGAAGATTCAAGAAGGTTTTCGGAACCAACTTTCACTAGTTTCATTCTGATTTGGCATTAGAAAAACACATAATTGACTATTCTCAACTTTGGAGATTCTTTCATCATGTAGAAAGCTTTTGGGAGATGAATTGGATAAATGCAGTATTGACGAGTTACAACAGCTAGAGAACCAGCTCGAACGCAGCCTGGACAAAATTAGGGCAACAAAGGTACTCTTCAATCGCACAATTTTCCAATGTTTTTATTGGACAAAGACAAGTGgtacaagattttttttgtttatgaagGTTGAAATCAATTGGCTTTAAAGGGAAAACTAAAGAAAGATATTCATAAATGCGTGTGTGCACgtttacatataaaataatcaaattagtcttccaaatatatatatgcaaaaagTCTCCTAAGATTTTAGACACCAATTTAATCATTCATAGTATAATAGACATCAATGTAGATTCACATCCTAATCAAGGGAGAAGATAGCCCATACCTCTAACAACAAAAAAACGGTTGTAGTAAACACGAAGAGATTCTCACAAATGAATCATGACTCACAAGGTTTGGatttatgaatatttatttatacactattcaattttttcatttatatttaatgtaggATTTCACCTTGATCACCATGCTTAGGATCTAACATCAATTCCTCTTACTCCTAGATAGGAGAAAGAAGAGTACTAACAACTCAGTCTCTAGCATCTTTTCAATTCACATTTTattagaaagggtatattaaataaaaaataaaacttatcaaattttgtaatttttaataaatttaatcaataatgaagaatatattcaaaaaagtatattaaaccATGAATTACTAACATTTCTCTAACCAAAAAAAGTCTAGGATACAATTCTTTTCAACTCAGGGGAGACCTGCCTAACCAGGCATCTTCAAAATTGAATGCTATTTACCACATCCTAAAGCTCTTATTGATTGTATTGTTGAACCAACCGGCTATTGAATGTTCACTTTCCTCAATAAGATGAAGATTTTTTTGAGTTCCATAGCCTTGGACAGATCTGAACTAATTTTCCCTTAAATCAATTCCTCTATGTAACGAGCAGAGCATCTAACACTACAAAACAACTAATTATTATGACATAAGGATCTTTGATAAGTAAGACTCCTAATTATAATTAACATAGCAACTCTCTAAATCAATAATCAAGACTCCTAACATTGAAGAACTTGGTACTGCCTGTGATTCAGAATCAATTGTTCAGGAAGCGAATCGAGAAgctaaaagaagaggtaaagttttatttatgattgaacgcatattttctttaattaatttgttttatattgcttcattaattaaaattaccatGTCCTTTGGCTGACTTCAGGAAAAGTGCTTACTCGAAGTAAATAAACGCTTACGTGAGCAGGTTATTATCATTCTTCGTTCTTTCCATTCCTAAACCAGATTGTGCACCTCTTTTATTTCAACTTAAGCGTGCGATTCATTAAGTTTCAGACtgaagttttattttctttagacGAGTAAAGTTTTGTAGAAGGAATgggaaatttaaataataatattctctaataatttgactatttttaaaaataaaagaaataaaataataaattactataaatttattgtattagtcttatttatcttataaaagttatataattgtcttcattttaaaaaaaaattgtcatctcGTTCCCGTCAAAACTCTAATCCTCAACATGTTCTGAAAGTTTCACATGAAGTATCAAATTAatgcaaaaaatatttctaagtaACTCCTATCATAAGCtaaaaatctatttaattaaaaagatcaagtcacttttttttatactctTCCATCTTGGTTCAAAGCTAAATATTCCCAACATCATTTCATTGTTGTAGTACCGGATTGAACGACAACGTTGTTTGAGTGATCAGGATGTCGAATTCGCCACAAAAAAGGAGGGAGAAGAGGTGGAGACGGAGTTATTCATAGGAAGACCTGAGAGAAGAATGCCGTTAAAGTTGAAACCTACAACATATAGTGCTCATGCATACATAGCGTAatctaaagattaaaaattactaatgcCCATACAAACGCTGCTAGCTTCCTTGCAGACTGTTATATTCATGTCTTATTAAGATATGTAATTCTTGTTGTACCCCAAATCACAACGGCGGTTGTGAACGCctacttaaataatttatgtacaACAGTCATTATTTCAAAACTGTTCGTTAGAGTACTATATATATcagtttggaattttttttatttggttacaAGGTTGTGTCTAGTCTCTGCCATGTTGAAATGAAACAATTAAGGTTCCCTTCGGGGtgatttcttgtttttaattttaaaatttttagaaatcaaaatcaggtttgagtttttgtttattctttgtttatagtttttagaaagatattataaattgaagataaataaaatcagttaactattttatcttatcttgttttattatgaaataataacAGTCGCAGAGGTAGTGTAGTGAGAGTgacaatgatgatgataatggtgGTGGTGATAGTGATGATGTCGGTGGTGATGACCATGGTGGTGGGGTGAAATAGTTGCATCAATGATGGTGACAGTAGTAGCAGTGGAATAGTGATGCTGTGTTTTAAAATCCAAACTAATTTGGCCAATCAAACTAGTTTGACCACAACCCGGTGGTCTGTTCAGGTCAAGTTGTCTATCATATCGACCATGCATTGAATCTGGTGCAATTGTACGATCTTGTTGGGTTTGCAGTTAAACTGGTGACCTATTAACCCAGGTCGGATCATGCCCAAGGGAGAAAACACGCTGGATTATGTAGGTCAGTTAAGGTCAGgtataaagttttaattttttaataaagaccGAATCATGTGGTTCAATTAGTGACCCATTGATTCAACCATTGGCCTAGTGATCTAATGCCTTGATTGGGTTAATCACcactttgtttttaaaattatgggtAATAGGGGGATGAAATAGTGGCAACAACGGTGACAACGACGATGAAGATGATAGAATGATGGTGGTAGTAGCGATAAATGGTGGTAGTTGCAGCGACAATGGTGGTGGGATGAAATAGTGGTAGTGACAACGACAACAACTATTAAGACACCAAAGTGGTGGTGACAACAATGGTGGTGGTAGAGGAGGCAATGACGAGGTGTGGTGGTAGTTGTTGTAGTggaatggtggtggtggagcaGTAGTGGCGGTGGTGACAATGGTGAGAGAAATGGGGGTGACAAGGGTGATGGTGGttagaatatgatttttaaaaataaagtcatattcacaattttttttcttagtttctatatataaatgtaaaactgttttgaaattgagttaaaaattaattcaactccATTTTTACCAAACacgttttatttaaaaaattacatttgaaaatcaaaaattaaaaactcgCAACTACTCCGGACGGGaatcaaaaaattaatgcaaaaaataaaaataaaaagtgtttggttgatgtttgattgaaCACAAATTTGCTTAAAGACTCCAAAACTAGAACCTTCACAACATCCCTTACTTTCAGACTTGTTTCATTTGCTTATGTTGTAGCTAAAAGTGGAAATcttgtttattgttgttaaaagaagaagaaatgtctTATATTCACCTAATTAAGGGCTATCAAAACAAGAAAGACATTGTCATGGCTGTTGAAATGAATACTCTTTGATGTCTTGTCTAAATGTTTGACACTTATCAACTTGGAAGCATCTGCACGGATGCTTCTGATGAATGTCGTGTCCACATGTTAGACACATTTATGATATCACACTCCCTAGACAACAGGTGAATACTGTGTTAGACACGTTTTTGTAGtgcctatttttcttttctttttagcgCTTAGACACATCACATATATTTCTTCAAACAGTTGAATATGCAGTGAACACTTCTCTAGACACCCAACAGAcacttctctatttttttaatcaaaattcctaaaaatcagccaaaaagagattttaaaaatttatgtttaaaactAGCCTATTTTGATAACTTCTTCCATATAACGTTCtatcttcttctcttttatttaCGTATGCGGTTTATCCCTTTTGCACGACACCATCCCTTCACATTCTCGAGTACGCCGGTGTCACTGGTTATTTTTCATTCACCATTGTCTCGCTGGCTTCACATTCATGGTTCCTTTGTTCGTCGCTGcgccttgtttttcttttctagttcacctatttttctctccttttgcGTGTTTTTGATACATCTATTTGTCTTgaaataaatcttaattatcaattttcatttttgtcttgttaatatatatatatatatatatatatatatatatat belongs to Glycine soja cultivar W05 chromosome 5, ASM419377v2, whole genome shotgun sequence and includes:
- the LOC114412084 gene encoding agamous-like MADS-box protein AGL19 isoform X1, which translates into the protein MVRGKTQMKRIENETSRQVTFSKRRNGLLKKAFELSVLCDAEVALIIFSTRGRLYEFSSSRCSSINKTVERYQRKIEDLGVSNKGIHENTQHLKEVDMSMAKKIEHLEDSRRKLLGDELDKCSIDELQQLENQLERSLDKIRATKNQLFRKRIEKLKEEEKCLLEVNKRLREQYRIERQRCLSDQDVEFATKKEGEEVETELFIGRPERRMPLKLKPTTYSAHAYIA
- the LOC114412084 gene encoding agamous-like MADS-box protein AGL19 isoform X2, with protein sequence MVRGKTQMKRIENETSRQVTFSKRRNGLLKKAFELSVLCDAEVALIIFSTRGRLYEFSSSSINKTVERYQRKIEDLGVSNKGIHENTQHLKEVDMSMAKKIEHLEDSRRKLLGDELDKCSIDELQQLENQLERSLDKIRATKNQLFRKRIEKLKEEEKCLLEVNKRLREQYRIERQRCLSDQDVEFATKKEGEEVETELFIGRPERRMPLKLKPTTYSAHAYIA